Sequence from the Vanessa tameamea isolate UH-Manoa-2023 chromosome 4, ilVanTame1 primary haplotype, whole genome shotgun sequence genome:
ATTATTGAATGAGacccatatttttttaataaaaaaatggtatcaTGGGCTTTGGTTTTTGGAAAGACCAGAGTATATAAACTATAGCTTTGTATATTACTCTATCATAAGCTCAAAATGAACAACACCGAGACCATCTCTTCTGTTGTACTTGATGTTCCTCGCCCAAGCACGACACTCAATGTTGATGACTATACcagctgaaataaaaaaaatgtattaaataatttataaattatctatgtttaatttttttgtccaCATATAACTTTTGAATTCATAACCGattgatttcataattaaaaaaatatatttgttgttatctattaaattctttatttatggatgatttaaatacagaaactatattaatattaattcatgtgtcataaaaaatacctaataaatgACAATTCAGAAGTTCTAAACTTaagtaatgaaaaattataaaataccagAGGAAAGTTCATATGTATGCTACATTTAGAAAAAAGCCGAGAATTTAACATTCTTCTTTTGATGTTAGTTCTTCAatctaagttatatatatacccTTATTGTACTCATGAGAAGCCGGGACGGATAGCtagttgtaattaaaataaatgttcgaATACTCACTCCTGGGTCGCTGTAAGTGCACAGCAACGAGGGGGCTCAGATAACCCTCTGCATTATTATACGGATAATAGTAGCCGGGAAAACCATGGTTTGGCAAGTACTTGATCGGCCCAATGTTCTCCTTGTCCGCTGGAGTCTCACCGTGACAGGAAACCCAAACCATATTTGCCTGAAAAACTCATTTTCTATACACTTTATACTTATTCACAAAGCTAGTTCAGTAGCTAGCCTTTTCGGCTGCAAATCACAGAGTCCCAAGATCAAATGTCTTGTCGGTaactattatgaatatatagttttatatatgaataaattgtttgttttaaataaaacattaatgcaATACCATTAATATCCTAGATCACCTGTTTGAGAAGTTATTTATGATTGCACATGGCGGTGAGAAACAGCCTAACAATGACTCAGTACTTGGCTAAAACAACCTCTCCTTTTAAGGAAAACGTTAGGAATTAAGTCCACCACAATGCTCCAATGGTTTCAGACGTGGCAGACTATCATCTGATACACATAGGCTTCGTCAAGATGTGTTCCGTTACCGCCGAGCATgcattacaaacatatataaaacttttggtATTTGTCCAAAAAATGCCAATAAAACTATCACCTCTGTTGAGGAGGCCCAGAATAAAGCAGTgttcatataaatacaataaaaaatcatcTTACGTTATCACGATTGTGGTCTGTTATGTTTTTGATATGATATTGGAGATCTAAAGGCATTTCGGTGGGCAAGACACTCGTTTCATTGTAGAACTCCGGCCGCCATCCATATATCCTGCAACCAAAAGATGTATAACATTATACAAATCTATTATAGCATAACGCCGTGATATGCCACAGAagatatacgtacatatatcgATGACCAttgtatatatcttttttattaataaataaatattggacaacatcacatacaatactctgatcccaatgtaagtagctaaagcacttgtgttatggaaaatcagaagtaacgacggtaccccaTACACCCAgaaccaagacaacatagaaaactaatgaactttttctacatcgactcggccgggattcgaacccgggacctcggagtggcgtacccatgaaaaccggtgtacacactactcgaccaaggTGGTCGTCATACTAATGGAGTGAAGCTGATAGATAATCTTGGTGTAAACTtccaaatgtcaaaaaaaatatctttacaatgCTTGTGTTGTgactacttttaatttgacacatGAGATGAATATCTGAAGAGCGTTGATATTCCACCGACCAACAATACTtagttgtgttctgatttgaagggtgagtgacctaGTGTAACtccagacacaagggacataacatcttagttaccaagtaAGGTGGCGATCACATACCAACGGGTGGTCCATTAGCTAAAAAACctgcaaatataattaaaaaaaccgtcttcttgttttatatacttatgaCATTCCTTAgatttttattgtgtacaaaatcgAAATAGAAACTCATTTATATATTGCACGACATTAATACAGACACCACCCTTACAGTTTTATaggggtgcaataaagtattgtGTGACATTTCCGGTGTAAGGGTGACAAGTCACGCCAACCATCGTTAATAAGCTTTAGTCAGACTTAACTTACTAAATACGGTGTTAaaagtcaatattattatgtatttgagtaaattattttctatgtaaTCATAGTATATACATTAAGCGAcccattatattaaacaattaccTAACAAacgattacataaaaatattatatacttaaattgaaaggtttattgtttacaatttataaattatatgaacaaCAAAAACTATGAATCCGATTtttgaatcaaatcaaaaaggCAAATGATGTGTACttattacgtttatatattGCATACGACTTGATGGTAGGGCCTTACTctagtctgggtaggtaccacccactgttgttttactgactcactcacctttcaaaccgaatgATTAATCACAGTACCAACGtcaatgggcagtggtgaccactttccatcgtTAGGACCATTGCTAGCCAAAGCTTACAttgaaattagcgttttgtcgtactgaccactttgatctgaaaCATCTCTTTGgataagaattccaaattcaaatttataaattcatttagctggtacatttgagttttcaaaacagtcattcatttgttttttccccatcattttttttctttgttcttCTTACGAGACATATTTACGAGTATTACGAGAGTTCTACCGTGGCAACAtgctgcagaaacagctcgaaggattaaTGATGTGTACGGCGCTGGTATCGCAAAAGAAAGCACGGTTTCAAGgttttcgttctggaaatttcgaccttcagaacAAACCCCGTGGACGATCGGAAACCAAAGcggaaaataaagaattaaaggctattgtggaagcggatccatcacaaagtacttcagagatagctgcaggcttcggggtaagtgataaaactgtattaatccaCTTGAAGCAAAACGggaatgtaaaaaaacttgaacaatgaattgagtgaatcgaaATTGAAAAACTCGCGTCAACTGCTGTGTTACTTTGATCAACCGACACAATAATGAAAGGATTTTAAATAGAATCATTACTTGTGACGAAAAATGGATACTGTACGATAATCGGAAGCACTCGTCGCAATGGCTGAACCTAGGGTTCAGCCATTGCGACTAGCCCCAGCCCCAGCCAAATCCTGCCCTAAACGAAAACTGactcagaaaaagttacttAGGAGTGTTTGGTCGACTAGCGCCGGTGTTGTTCACTACAGCTTTCTAAAATGGCCTGGCCAAACGATTACGGCAGATATCTATTGTCAGCCACTGCAAACCATGAAGGAAGAATTTGTCAATCTCTCTAGGCGACTGCTActtcacgacaacgcaagacctacaattggaatgtctgcAACATCTATCGTACTCCCCGGACCTGCTCCaacagattaccattttttccGCAATTTGGACAACTTCTTACAAGGAAAAAATTTCAAACTCTGAAGCGGCTGTCCAAACCGCCTttaaagagtttattgattctcgcctccatggtttttttagtaaagggatcaatgaactacctatgagatggcaaaagGGCATAGCAACaacggtgcatactttgattaaattaatatattttacaaaaaaatattactttttattcctcccgtacaaaacgccaatttcatatgtaaggacctaatatgacataaatatgCATATGTAATAGTGTTACCTGTTCAATTTCAGAAATATACACGGAGAGGATTTGTGGAACGAGAAATGATTCTCATCTATACATGGCGACCAACTTCGGATGTCCACATCGCACACTTTCCCTTGAGGCGGGAGGTTCTTGAAGTCGCAGTTGTAAATGTTCTGACCAGCACCGGCGGTTTGACCTTtctttttataaactaaaacaaaaaattgatCAATTTGTCAATCTTCAACTTCATCATAGGCAGCAGTCATCGAcatcatttatttcaatcttGATGTGGAGGAAAGGATCATGAGGCAACCGGAATTTCATTTAACACGTGTTTATTCAGcaaaccgcattggaggagCACgattaaataaacttcaaacgTTATCCTATATAGgagcatatttttttgtttacaaattaatacatacCTGATAGAAAGTCAATTAGCTGATCCTCCCAATACTTGTAACTATCGTAACCCGTTCCTTTATACCAGATGAGGGTGCTGCGTACATCAGGGGGCAAAGGTCTAAATCCCAAACCAGGGCTGGTACCGATTAAGCTGTATTCCTGCTGCAGCCTCGGCACACGAGGGTTAATGAAATGCTGAAGAAAGGTTACCATACAAATGGCAAATAAAGCCGCTAGGACGATGTAAAATATTacgtagaatattataattttacctgCAAAAGAAAAACACTATTAAGCTGAATACTTGATTACGAAGCGTAATTATTATGGATGATCGAtcacacttggtggtaggccttcgTGGAAGTCCACCactaccactcactcatcacataATTTACCGCCAAGCTGTATTAAGTTGcaatttgaagggtaagtgagcctatgtctataactacagacacaagggacttggtcagtggtgaccacatacaatCAGGTGGCTATGTCCGCCAGTCTACAgtgccataaaaataaaacttgatttAGTACTTAGTTctcgaaaatattaaattaatgttaataaaataaaatctaaattaagtcaattattttcataattgtatatttgttattgtttactgAACGGCGTTACGGttattacattttgaaaaatttgcAAATTGGGAGTGGACAATATTTATCGAAGTTTgttcaaca
This genomic interval carries:
- the LOC113396696 gene encoding sodium/potassium-transporting ATPase subunit beta-2-like; this translates as MPNSKIEQFEMETKPLKKTSKQKFSDFFYNEETGAIMGRTPESWGKIIIFYVIFYIVLAALFAICMVTFLQHFINPRVPRLQQEYSLIGTSPGLGFRPLPPDVRSTLIWYKGTGYDSYKYWEDQLIDFLSVYKKKGQTAGAGQNIYNCDFKNLPPQGKVCDVDIRSWSPCIDENHFSFHKSSPCIFLKLNRIYGWRPEFYNETSVLPTEMPLDLQYHIKNITDHNRDNANMVWVSCHGETPADKENIGPIKYLPNHGFPGYYYPYNNAEGYLSPLVAVHLQRPRTGIVINIECRAWARNIKYNRRDGLGVVHFELMIE